A window of Flavobacterium flavigenum contains these coding sequences:
- a CDS encoding SMI1/KNR4 family protein: protein MTKIELSKTGFQINGTTIEFPIGITILQEALGNSRYVKKKYNHIYTWDDQGIMAFSKEGDKVESLAIEFEVKEYDYCAKNIFTGEFIFEGEELFHYYENNKKQLVKLFKGDRSGAFILNGISVWFDKEDGKITSLSISPREEEEKKVSAPVDPEFKFFQPLWKEWISEINKIISENNDYYNLAEGISEEDINNHSVIEDEIKMPLTLVNFYKVHNVDYDAVTSTFQILINNWPYELIPFQDIAEEWNSIQDLQFDEDDLPEQEIDFEKINTTNYANPKWIPFATGRNGDYLLFDTDPASKGKYGQIIELQNESWSRDIVAESLEELIQNEINNLKTGKTKHFDFIIGKQN, encoded by the coding sequence ATGACTAAAATTGAATTATCAAAAACAGGCTTTCAAATTAATGGTACAACCATCGAATTCCCAATTGGCATCACAATTTTACAAGAAGCTTTAGGAAATTCCAGATACGTTAAAAAAAAATACAATCATATCTACACCTGGGACGATCAAGGCATAATGGCTTTTTCAAAAGAAGGAGACAAAGTAGAAAGTCTTGCGATTGAATTTGAAGTTAAAGAATATGATTATTGTGCAAAAAACATTTTTACCGGAGAATTTATTTTCGAAGGAGAAGAATTGTTTCACTACTACGAAAACAACAAAAAACAGCTTGTAAAACTTTTTAAAGGTGACAGAAGCGGTGCTTTTATTTTAAACGGAATTAGCGTTTGGTTTGACAAAGAAGACGGCAAAATCACAAGTTTAAGCATTTCCCCACGTGAGGAAGAAGAAAAAAAAGTTTCAGCTCCTGTTGATCCCGAATTCAAATTCTTTCAGCCACTTTGGAAAGAATGGATTTCTGAAATCAATAAAATTATTTCTGAGAACAATGATTATTACAATCTTGCAGAAGGAATTTCAGAAGAAGACATCAACAATCACTCGGTTATTGAAGATGAAATAAAAATGCCTCTTACGCTAGTAAATTTCTACAAAGTACATAATGTTGATTATGATGCTGTAACTTCAACTTTTCAGATTTTAATCAATAATTGGCCTTACGAATTAATTCCTTTTCAAGACATTGCAGAAGAATGGAATTCAATACAAGATCTACAATTTGATGAAGACGATTTACCGGAACAGGAAATTGACTTCGAAAAAATCAATACAACCAATTACGCCAATCCAAAATGGATTCCGTTTGCCACAGGAAGAAACGGCGATTATTTACTTTTTGATACCGATCCTGCTTCAAAAGGAAAATATGGACAAATCATCGAACTTCAAAACGAATCCTGGTCTAGAGATATCGTTGCAGAATCGTTAGAAGAATTAATTCAAAACGAAATCAACAACCTAAAAACCGGCAAAACCAAGCATTTTGATTTTATCATTGGTAAACAGAATTAA
- a CDS encoding AraC family transcriptional regulator, producing the protein MKKENLYEPFTVSFETLSEYPDVGDRHNFFELVYILEGTGSQCINKNIFSYDPGHLFLLTPDDCHNFTIETETKFFFLRFNDIYLKNSSLQNENIQRLEYILQNANHQPGCILKNDPDKCLVKVMIEAICREKNDKDIYNQELIQQLVNTLIIIVARNIAKYLPEQVTIDTEAKAMDILQYIQNNIYYPEKIKAESISDYFGISNTYLGRYFKKHASETMQQYISNYKTKLIEHRLQFSDKRINEIAYEFGFTDESHFNKFFRKQKGYSPSEFRKTIRLSA; encoded by the coding sequence ATGAAAAAAGAAAATTTATATGAACCTTTTACGGTTTCCTTTGAAACGCTGAGCGAATATCCGGATGTAGGCGATCGTCATAATTTTTTCGAACTGGTTTATATTTTGGAGGGTACAGGTTCTCAATGTATCAATAAAAATATTTTTAGTTATGACCCTGGACATTTGTTTTTATTGACGCCTGATGATTGCCATAATTTTACAATCGAAACCGAAACGAAATTTTTCTTTTTGAGGTTTAATGATATTTATTTAAAAAATTCAAGTCTGCAGAATGAAAATATTCAGCGGCTGGAATATATTCTGCAAAATGCAAACCATCAGCCGGGCTGCATTTTGAAAAATGATCCTGATAAATGTCTGGTAAAGGTGATGATTGAAGCCATTTGCCGGGAAAAAAACGATAAGGATATTTACAATCAGGAATTGATTCAGCAATTGGTTAATACACTGATTATTATTGTGGCCAGAAATATTGCAAAATATCTTCCGGAACAGGTTACTATTGATACAGAGGCTAAAGCGATGGATATTCTGCAATACATTCAGAACAATATTTATTATCCGGAGAAAATCAAAGCCGAATCAATCAGTGATTATTTCGGAATTTCGAATACCTATTTAGGGCGTTATTTTAAGAAACATGCGAGCGAAACAATGCAGCAATATATCAGTAATTACAAAACCAAACTGATAGAACATCGCTTGCAGTTTAGTGATAAACGCATTAATGAGATTGCGTATGAATTTGGTTTTACGGATGAAAGCCATTTTAATAAATTCTTTAGAAAGCAAAAGGGGTATAGTCCTTCTGAGTTTAGGAAGACGATTCGATTGAGTGCTTAG
- a CDS encoding aldo/keto reductase, with protein sequence MEYRKLGSSELELSTITYGAFAIGGTMWAGTDKKDSIDSIHASIDHGVTTIDTAPFYGFGLSEEMIGEAVKSHDRSKIQLLTKFGLVWDGSNNGKGDYFFDADDNGKKVPIYKYSSKQNVIKEIEESLKRLQTDYIDLLQIHWPDITTPISETMEAVETLIQQGKIRAFGVSNYNVAQIQEAQKTVQVVSNQVAYSMLNRKIEEELIPFTIAENIGIIAYSPMERGLLTGKYFLDSKLKENDHRNGYFGKFDLQQVKTLIEELSSLAHSKHVSISQLVLRWTTLQKGIAIVLAGARNAEQAISNAKTMDFDLSASELDFINQAISKVK encoded by the coding sequence ATGGAATATAGAAAATTAGGCAGCTCAGAACTTGAATTATCAACCATCACTTACGGTGCTTTTGCAATTGGCGGAACTATGTGGGCAGGAACAGATAAAAAAGATTCAATCGACTCTATTCACGCCTCAATCGATCACGGGGTTACCACAATCGACACCGCTCCTTTTTACGGATTCGGCTTAAGCGAAGAAATGATTGGCGAAGCTGTCAAAAGTCACGATCGTTCAAAAATTCAGTTATTGACTAAATTCGGTTTGGTTTGGGACGGAAGCAATAACGGAAAAGGCGATTACTTTTTTGATGCCGATGACAACGGTAAAAAAGTGCCGATTTACAAATATTCATCCAAACAAAATGTAATCAAAGAAATCGAAGAAAGCCTAAAACGACTTCAGACTGATTATATCGATTTACTGCAGATTCATTGGCCGGACATTACAACACCAATTTCTGAAACAATGGAAGCCGTTGAAACGCTAATTCAACAAGGAAAAATCAGAGCATTTGGCGTTAGCAATTATAATGTTGCTCAAATTCAGGAAGCACAAAAAACAGTTCAGGTTGTTTCTAACCAAGTTGCCTACAGTATGCTAAACCGTAAAATTGAAGAGGAATTAATTCCGTTTACCATCGCAGAAAACATCGGAATCATTGCTTACAGTCCAATGGAAAGAGGTTTACTGACCGGAAAATATTTCTTAGACAGCAAATTAAAAGAAAACGATCATAGAAACGGTTATTTCGGGAAATTTGACCTTCAGCAAGTCAAAACCTTAATCGAAGAATTGAGTTCTTTAGCCCATTCTAAACACGTTTCAATTTCGCAGTTAGTTTTACGCTGGACGACTTTACAAAAAGGAATTGCAATAGTTTTAGCCGGAGCCAGAAACGCAGAACAAGCCATTTCAAATGCCAAAACAATGGATTTCGATTTATCAGCTTCAGAATTGGATTTCATCAATCAGGCGATTTCAAAAGTGAAATAA
- a CDS encoding NAD(P)H-dependent oxidoreductase: MKKIFIINGGQKFAHSGGQFNQTVQDWTVEFLSKNNDYQIKTTRVEDEIDLQKEVEKFVWADLIIYHTPVWWFQLPNLFKKYIDDVFTHGHNNGIYKSDGRSRVNPNINYGTGGLLHGRKYMLTTSWNAPATAFTLPGEFFEETSVDDGVMFGFHKMNKFTGMEKVNGFHFHDVEKGATPENIVIFKENYTNHLKEILKTL; this comes from the coding sequence ATGAAAAAGATATTTATAATCAACGGCGGACAAAAATTCGCACATTCAGGTGGACAATTCAATCAGACCGTTCAGGACTGGACAGTTGAATTTCTTTCTAAAAACAACGATTACCAAATCAAAACAACTCGGGTTGAAGACGAAATTGATCTTCAAAAAGAAGTAGAAAAATTCGTCTGGGCAGATTTAATCATTTACCATACACCGGTTTGGTGGTTTCAATTGCCAAATCTTTTCAAAAAGTACATTGACGATGTCTTCACACACGGACATAACAACGGAATCTACAAAAGCGACGGAAGAAGCCGCGTAAATCCCAACATCAATTACGGAACCGGCGGACTTTTACACGGTCGCAAATACATGCTTACCACGAGCTGGAATGCGCCTGCAACGGCTTTTACACTTCCGGGAGAATTTTTCGAAGAAACTTCTGTTGATGATGGTGTCATGTTTGGTTTTCACAAAATGAACAAATTTACAGGAATGGAAAAAGTAAACGGATTTCATTTTCATGATGTCGAAAAAGGCGCAACACCTGAAAATATTGTTATCTTTAAAGAAAATTATACCAATCATTTAAAAGAAATTCTTAAAACTTTATAA